The [Pseudomonas] carboxydohydrogena genome includes a window with the following:
- a CDS encoding ABC transporter permease translates to MTAIGLHNNRRGTFVSRVLNGATWGQVSVALLILAFLLVFLVWPVATVVWVAFTEKGSGLFTFANFIDFFKTDLFIRSFWNSLYVSAMAVAGASILAMPLAYFTSRFAFRGTGLIQILGFLPLIMPPFVGAVALQLFFGRNGTVNLLLDDWFGFKLGFMEGLNGIIFVQSIHYFPFILINLSAALRNVDRSMEEAAQNLGSHGFRLFRRIVFPLALPGYVAGASLVFVKVFDDLATPLLLNVKDMLAPQAYLRVTSIGIADPMGYVISVVLIVASVASMWVSSLATRNIDYATTQRGGGGIAKRKLRPWEMALVYVVLTLIILLVLAPHFGLLLLSFATIWSFSPLPDGYTVAHYVRVFGESSIYIKNTLLYASLAGIIDIVIGTAISYLVLRTKLFGARGLDLLATAALAIPGVVLGIGYLRAFYGIPLWDGTPLASLWVVIVLALAIRRLPYALRACYAALQQISASLEEAAENLGATKASTVRRIVVPLMTGGLVAGFITSFATAAVELSATLMLVQANQDAPLAYGLYVFMQSAAGRGPGAALGVIAVVIVALSTVASQYVIERERRTKAGSTPNE, encoded by the coding sequence ATGACGGCGATTGGCCTTCATAACAACCGGCGCGGGACATTCGTGTCCCGCGTCCTCAATGGTGCGACATGGGGCCAGGTCAGTGTTGCCTTGCTGATTCTGGCCTTTCTGCTTGTTTTCCTGGTCTGGCCGGTCGCGACCGTTGTCTGGGTGGCTTTCACCGAAAAAGGCAGCGGCCTTTTCACCTTCGCGAACTTCATCGATTTCTTCAAAACCGATCTGTTCATTCGGTCGTTCTGGAACTCGCTCTACGTCTCGGCAATGGCCGTGGCCGGCGCCTCGATTCTGGCGATGCCGCTGGCTTATTTCACATCGCGGTTTGCGTTTCGCGGCACGGGGCTGATTCAGATATTGGGATTTCTTCCGCTCATCATGCCGCCGTTCGTCGGCGCGGTGGCGCTGCAACTGTTTTTCGGCCGTAACGGCACGGTTAATCTGCTGCTCGACGACTGGTTCGGATTCAAGCTTGGGTTCATGGAAGGGCTGAACGGGATCATCTTCGTTCAGTCGATCCATTATTTTCCTTTTATCCTCATCAATCTGTCGGCGGCGTTGCGCAACGTCGATCGCTCGATGGAAGAGGCGGCGCAGAATCTGGGATCGCACGGATTCCGGCTCTTCCGGCGTATCGTGTTTCCGCTCGCGCTGCCGGGCTATGTCGCGGGCGCTTCTCTCGTCTTCGTCAAGGTGTTCGACGATCTGGCGACGCCGCTCCTCCTGAACGTCAAGGACATGCTCGCGCCGCAGGCTTACCTGCGCGTGACCTCGATCGGCATTGCTGATCCGATGGGGTATGTGATTTCCGTGGTCCTGATCGTGGCCTCGGTCGCCTCGATGTGGGTCTCCTCTCTCGCCACGCGCAACATCGACTATGCCACGACCCAGCGCGGCGGCGGCGGCATCGCCAAGCGGAAATTGCGGCCGTGGGAAATGGCGCTGGTTTATGTCGTGCTCACGCTCATCATCCTGCTGGTGCTCGCGCCGCATTTCGGGCTGTTGTTGCTGTCGTTTGCGACGATCTGGTCGTTCTCGCCGCTGCCGGACGGCTACACCGTGGCGCACTATGTGCGCGTGTTCGGCGAAAGCTCGATCTACATCAAGAACACGCTGCTCTATGCCTCGCTGGCAGGCATCATCGACATCGTGATCGGAACGGCGATCTCGTACCTCGTGTTGCGTACGAAACTGTTCGGAGCGCGTGGTCTCGACCTTCTGGCGACTGCGGCGCTGGCGATTCCCGGCGTCGTGCTCGGTATCGGTTATCTGCGGGCGTTCTATGGCATCCCGCTATGGGACGGAACACCGCTGGCGTCGCTCTGGGTTGTCATCGTCCTGGCCTTGGCGATCCGGCGTCTGCCTTATGCGCTGCGTGCTTGCTACGCAGCGCTCCAGCAGATTTCGGCCTCGCTCGAGGAGGCTGCGGAAAATCTCGGAGCCACCAAGGCGAGCACCGTGCGGCGGATCGTCGTGCCGCTGATGACGGGTGGCCTTGTCGCGGGCTTCATCACGAGCTTTGCGACCGCGGCGGTCGAATTGTCCGCCACGCTGATGCTGGTTCAGGCCAATCAGGATGCGCCTCTCGCCTATGGGCTTTACGTTTTCATGCAATCGGCCGCCGGTCGCGGGCCCGGTGCGGCGCTTGGCGTCATCGCCGTGGTGATTGTCGCGCTGAGCACCGTCGCGTCCCAGTATGTGATTGAGCGCGAGCGACGCACCAAGGCCGGCAGCACGCCGAATGAATAG
- a CDS encoding efflux RND transporter periplasmic adaptor subunit, whose translation MTNRIVAIACLIIGSVFLSGCDDPVPAVAKVAPPEVSVLRVKSEPFTLVRELPGRVASVRVAEVRSRVSGIIMERWFQQGSDVEAGDVLYKIDPRPFEVEVMAQEAAQAKAEAVLDQATKQAHRIATLASQHVASEAENEKTIAAKRQAEADLAARKAEVARARLNLDYATIRAPIKGRIGAALVSEGSLVTANDTTNLATIRQLDPIYADFTQSAADLIKLREAFDRGDLEDVGKGPAKVRLIVEGRKYPLDGRLLFSEAKVDASTGQVTLRGEFPNPNGELLPGMYVRVMIEQGIDTDAIAIPEQAVQRGPNGSSEVYIVKPDGHVAKQSIRTSDFQDGKWLVSEGLKPGDHVVVEGFQKFVAGDLVSPVSVDGTKLSADAAAQPAFN comes from the coding sequence ATGACGAATAGAATCGTCGCAATCGCGTGCCTGATCATTGGAAGCGTCTTCTTGAGCGGTTGCGATGATCCAGTGCCCGCCGTGGCCAAGGTGGCCCCTCCGGAAGTTTCTGTTCTGCGCGTGAAATCGGAGCCGTTTACGCTCGTTCGCGAGTTGCCGGGGCGTGTCGCCTCGGTGCGTGTCGCCGAGGTGCGTTCGCGCGTGTCCGGAATCATCATGGAGCGATGGTTCCAGCAGGGCAGCGATGTCGAAGCGGGAGACGTGCTCTACAAGATTGATCCCCGTCCGTTCGAGGTAGAGGTCATGGCGCAGGAGGCCGCCCAGGCCAAGGCCGAGGCGGTGCTGGATCAGGCCACCAAGCAGGCGCATCGCATCGCGACGCTGGCGTCGCAGCATGTGGCGTCCGAAGCCGAGAACGAAAAGACAATCGCTGCCAAGCGTCAGGCGGAAGCAGATCTTGCTGCACGCAAGGCCGAGGTTGCGCGCGCCAGACTCAATCTCGATTACGCAACGATCCGCGCGCCGATCAAGGGCAGGATCGGTGCCGCGCTGGTGAGTGAAGGTTCGCTCGTCACCGCGAACGACACCACCAATCTCGCGACCATCCGTCAGCTCGACCCGATCTACGCGGACTTCACCCAGTCGGCCGCCGATCTGATCAAGTTGCGTGAGGCGTTCGATCGCGGCGATCTTGAAGACGTGGGCAAGGGGCCTGCCAAGGTCAGGCTGATCGTCGAAGGGCGGAAGTATCCGCTCGATGGCCGGCTGCTGTTCTCCGAAGCCAAGGTTGACGCCAGCACCGGGCAGGTCACGCTGCGCGGCGAATTTCCGAACCCGAACGGCGAACTGCTGCCGGGCATGTATGTGCGCGTCATGATCGAACAGGGCATCGATACGGACGCCATCGCTATTCCCGAGCAGGCCGTTCAGCGCGGCCCGAACGGCAGCAGCGAAGTCTATATCGTGAAACCCGACGGCCATGTTGCGAAGCAGTCCATTCGCACCAGCGATTTTCAGGATGGCAAGTGGCTGGTGAGCGAAGGTCTGAAACCGGGCGACCATGTGGTGGTCGAGGGCTTCCAGAAGTTCGTCGCGGGCGATCTCGTCTCGCCGGTTTCGGTCGACGGCACGAAGCTCAGCGCGGATGCGGCTGCACAGCCCGCCTTCAATTAA
- a CDS encoding cation diffusion facilitator family transporter, with translation MGTPLKLAAGSIAVGCLVLALKYVAYLLTGSVALYSDALESVINVATAVAAFIAVRVSATPPDANHPYGHQKAEYLSAIVEGVLILIAALAIFYAAYHGILKPRPLEAPAKGLLINAAASAINAAWYFVLLKFGQRHRSPALIADAEHLWTDVVTSIGVLIGVALVWLTDQPILDPVIAALVAVNILWTGWKLMRSSIGGLMDEVVPEETLAKIREIISSHAEGALEAHDLRTRQAGRAIFIDFHLVVPGNMTVSESHELCDRIEAALRKEISDIMISIHVEPEEKAKHPGGVPVVG, from the coding sequence ATGGGCACACCCCTCAAATTAGCAGCCGGCAGCATCGCAGTCGGCTGCCTCGTGCTGGCGTTGAAATACGTTGCCTATCTCCTCACCGGCAGCGTGGCGCTTTATTCCGATGCGTTGGAGAGCGTCATCAATGTGGCGACCGCGGTCGCCGCTTTCATCGCAGTGCGAGTCAGCGCGACCCCGCCCGACGCAAATCATCCCTACGGCCACCAGAAGGCCGAGTATCTTTCCGCAATTGTTGAGGGCGTGCTGATTCTCATCGCGGCTCTGGCGATTTTCTACGCCGCCTATCATGGAATTCTGAAGCCACGCCCGCTCGAAGCGCCCGCCAAGGGCCTGCTTATCAATGCGGCTGCGAGCGCCATCAACGCCGCATGGTATTTCGTCCTGCTCAAATTCGGACAGCGGCATCGCTCTCCGGCCCTGATCGCCGACGCCGAGCATCTGTGGACCGACGTCGTCACCTCGATCGGCGTCCTGATCGGCGTCGCGCTGGTGTGGCTGACCGATCAGCCGATTCTCGATCCGGTTATCGCCGCATTGGTCGCGGTCAACATCCTATGGACCGGCTGGAAGCTGATGCGCTCCTCGATCGGAGGATTGATGGATGAGGTCGTGCCGGAGGAAACGCTCGCCAAAATCCGCGAGATCATTTCCTCGCATGCCGAAGGCGCACTGGAAGCGCACGATCTCCGCACGCGTCAGGCCGGCCGGGCGATCTTCATCGATTTCCATCTCGTCGTGCCCGGCAACATGACGGTGTCGGAGTCGCATGAACTGTGCGACCGGATCGAAGCCGCGCTGCGGAAAGAGATTTCCGACATCATGATTTCGATTCACGTCGAGCCCGAGGAGAAAGCCAAGCACCCGGGCGGCGTGCCGGTCGTCGGATAG
- a CDS encoding multidrug efflux RND transporter permease subunit — translation MPAFFIERPIFAWVVALFICLVGAISIPFLAVAQYPIIAPPSISISTSYPGASPEELYNSVTRPIEEELNGASGILNFESTSDSLGQVEIIANFQPGTDTTTASVDVQNRIKRVEARLPPAVIQQGILVEEASSAVLQIITLRSTDGSLDEVGLGDFMVRNIVGEIRRISGVGRATLYSTEQSLRIWVDPEKLIGFNLTTEDVTRAITAQNAQVASGSLGAEPSLPGQKVSALVLVKGQLSTPDEFGSIVLHANADGSVVRLRDVARIEIGGMGYQFTTRLNGKPTAGLSVMLAPSGNALATAAAVKSKMEELSKFFPVNIAYDIPYDITPVVKAAIEKVLHTLIEAVVLVFLVMFLFLQNIRYTLIPTIVVPVALLGASATLLLAGYSINMLTLFAMVMAIGILVDDAIVVVENVERIMTEEGLPPKEATRKAMTQITGAIVGITLVLMAVFVPMAFFPGSVGIIYRQFSITMVAAIGFSALMALTLTPALCATLLKPAKGGHGAAKKGIFRWFNNTLDASRDRYVKTVSWSLARKGRVMLVYLALVGGVAFAFSRMPGGFLPIDDQGFITVDVQTPSDSSFARTRAAVERVEKYLETRSGIQDVTFLTGFSFLGQGINTAQAFITLKDWSERGSKDSAAAIVNDINAAMASVRDAKITAQQPPPIDNLGNSSGFSFRLQDRGQKGYGELLASARKLVADANASPILQKVYIEGLPEGPVVNLMVDRQKASAFGISFAEVNSTISTNLGSAYINNFPNKGRMQRVIVQADAMDRMNPDDILKYNVKNNRGDLVPLSSFASIEWGKGPSQIVGFNYYPSVRISGEARAGYTSGDAIAEMERLAGLLPRGFGYEWSGQSLQEKLSGSQAPLLLALSILVVFLCLAALYESWTIPVAVLLTIPLGVLGSVLASSMRGLPNGVYFTVGLITIIGLAAKDAILIIEFAKDLREQGKSLLAATMEACTLRFRPILMTGFAFVCGVLPMVVAQGAGSLSQQALGTGVMGGMIAVAILALLMVPVFFVFIQGLFSKSADEVKDEAKASEPAAMSPPQPHQ, via the coding sequence ATGCCAGCTTTTTTCATAGAACGCCCGATCTTCGCATGGGTGGTGGCGCTGTTCATCTGCCTGGTGGGCGCGATCTCCATTCCCTTCCTTGCGGTCGCGCAATATCCGATCATCGCGCCGCCATCCATTTCGATCAGCACGAGCTATCCGGGCGCTTCGCCGGAGGAACTTTACAACAGCGTCACGCGGCCGATTGAGGAAGAACTCAACGGCGCATCCGGCATTCTGAATTTCGAATCCACCAGCGACTCGCTGGGGCAGGTGGAGATCATCGCGAATTTCCAGCCGGGCACGGATACCACGACGGCCTCGGTAGACGTTCAGAACCGCATCAAGCGCGTCGAGGCGCGCTTGCCGCCGGCCGTGATCCAGCAAGGCATCCTCGTTGAGGAAGCCTCGAGTGCGGTGCTTCAGATCATTACTCTGCGTTCGACCGACGGCAGCCTCGACGAGGTCGGGCTCGGCGACTTCATGGTGCGCAATATCGTCGGTGAAATCCGCCGCATTTCCGGCGTCGGCCGCGCGACCTTGTATTCGACCGAGCAGTCGCTGCGCATCTGGGTCGATCCGGAAAAGCTGATCGGCTTCAATCTCACGACGGAAGACGTCACCAGAGCCATCACCGCGCAAAATGCACAGGTGGCTTCCGGCAGTCTTGGCGCCGAGCCGAGCCTGCCGGGCCAGAAAGTATCGGCGCTCGTTCTGGTCAAGGGACAGCTCAGCACGCCGGACGAGTTCGGATCCATCGTTCTTCACGCCAATGCCGATGGCTCGGTGGTGCGGCTGCGCGACGTCGCCCGCATCGAGATCGGCGGCATGGGCTATCAGTTCACCACCCGGCTGAACGGCAAGCCGACGGCGGGTCTGTCCGTGATGCTGGCGCCGAGCGGCAATGCTCTGGCGACCGCGGCGGCGGTGAAGTCCAAGATGGAAGAACTCTCGAAATTCTTCCCGGTCAATATCGCCTACGACATTCCCTACGACATCACGCCCGTGGTCAAGGCGGCTATCGAGAAGGTGCTGCATACGCTGATTGAAGCGGTGGTGCTGGTGTTCCTCGTGATGTTCCTGTTCCTGCAAAACATCCGCTACACGCTCATTCCGACCATCGTCGTACCCGTCGCGCTGCTGGGGGCCAGCGCCACGCTTCTGCTGGCGGGCTATTCGATCAACATGCTGACGCTGTTCGCCATGGTGATGGCGATCGGCATTCTCGTGGACGACGCCATCGTCGTCGTCGAGAACGTCGAGCGCATCATGACCGAGGAGGGGCTGCCGCCGAAGGAGGCGACCCGCAAGGCGATGACCCAGATCACCGGCGCCATCGTCGGCATCACGCTGGTGCTGATGGCGGTGTTCGTGCCGATGGCGTTCTTCCCCGGATCGGTCGGTATCATCTACCGGCAGTTCTCGATCACGATGGTGGCGGCGATCGGGTTCTCGGCCCTGATGGCGCTGACGTTGACGCCCGCACTGTGCGCGACGCTGCTGAAACCCGCGAAGGGCGGTCATGGCGCGGCCAAGAAAGGCATCTTCCGCTGGTTCAACAACACGCTCGATGCTTCGCGCGACCGTTACGTCAAGACCGTGAGCTGGTCGCTCGCGCGCAAGGGTCGCGTCATGCTCGTCTATCTCGCTCTTGTGGGTGGCGTGGCGTTCGCGTTCTCGCGAATGCCGGGCGGTTTTCTGCCCATCGACGATCAGGGCTTCATCACCGTCGATGTGCAGACACCCTCCGACTCGTCATTCGCTCGCACGAGGGCTGCCGTTGAGCGCGTCGAGAAATATCTCGAGACCCGTTCGGGCATTCAGGACGTCACATTCCTGACGGGGTTCAGCTTCCTGGGGCAGGGCATCAACACCGCGCAGGCCTTCATTACGCTGAAGGATTGGTCGGAGCGCGGATCGAAGGACTCCGCGGCGGCGATCGTCAACGACATTAACGCCGCCATGGCGAGTGTCCGTGACGCCAAGATCACGGCACAGCAACCTCCGCCGATCGACAATCTCGGTAATTCCAGCGGTTTTAGTTTCCGCCTTCAGGATCGCGGACAAAAGGGATATGGCGAATTGCTGGCGTCGGCGCGTAAGCTCGTCGCTGACGCCAATGCAAGTCCGATTTTGCAGAAGGTTTATATCGAAGGTTTACCCGAGGGGCCTGTCGTCAATCTGATGGTCGATCGTCAGAAGGCGAGCGCCTTCGGGATTTCCTTCGCGGAGGTGAACAGCACGATCTCCACCAATCTCGGTTCCGCCTACATCAATAACTTCCCGAACAAGGGAAGGATGCAGCGCGTGATCGTGCAGGCGGATGCGATGGATCGCATGAATCCCGACGATATCCTCAAATACAATGTGAAGAACAACCGGGGCGATCTGGTGCCGCTGTCGTCATTCGCGAGCATCGAATGGGGCAAGGGGCCTTCGCAGATTGTCGGCTTTAATTACTACCCGTCAGTCCGCATCAGCGGCGAGGCGCGCGCGGGCTACACGAGCGGCGACGCCATTGCCGAGATGGAGCGGTTGGCCGGACTTCTTCCACGCGGCTTCGGTTACGAGTGGAGCGGCCAGTCGCTACAGGAAAAGCTCTCCGGCTCGCAGGCGCCGCTGCTGCTGGCGTTATCGATTTTGGTGGTCTTCCTGTGCCTTGCGGCGCTTTATGAGAGCTGGACCATTCCGGTTGCGGTTCTTCTCACCATTCCGCTCGGCGTGCTCGGATCGGTGCTGGCCTCGTCGATGCGGGGGCTGCCGAACGGCGTGTACTTTACTGTCGGGCTCATCACCATCATCGGCCTCGCGGCGAAGGACGCAATCCTGATCATCGAGTTTGCCAAGGATCTTCGCGAGCAGGGCAAATCGCTGCTCGCCGCGACAATGGAAGCGTGCACTCTGCGGTTCCGCCCGATCCTGATGACCGGATTCGCCTTTGTGTGCGGTGTGCTGCCGATGGTGGTGGCGCAGGGAGCGGGCAGTCTCAGCCAGCAGGCGTTGGGAACCGGCGTGATGGGTGGCATGATTGCCGTGGCCATTCTTGCGCTGTTGATGGTGCCGGTCTTCTTCGTCTTCATTCAGGGATTGTTTTCAAAGTCCGCGGATGAGGTGAAGGATGAAGCGAAGGCGTCGGAGCCTGCTGCGATGTCACCACCGCAGCCCCATCAGTAG
- a CDS encoding ABC transporter substrate-binding protein, with the protein MNRIRLAKAFAIALVFGWPAASSAQAISGKVSVVTSYAKDLTDPIKKAFEAANPGVTLDVQNRNTHAGVKFLEETKSNNQVDLFWASAPDAFEALKVKSLLQAYKPKATGIPEKIGQFPINDPDGYYFGFAASGYGIMWNERYVKANKLPEPKEWQDLAAPAYYDHVSMAAPSRSGTTHLTIETILQGEGWAKGWATLRDVSGNFREVTERSFGVPDAVNSGQVGYGIVIDFFAFSSQATGFPVKFVYPSVTAIVPANIAIVANAPNKAGAQAFIEFLLSPAGQNLLFDPGIRRLPVNPAVYDKAPKGYPNPFTDPRLNSMVKFDVKKSEGRNDVVDALYDQTVTFQLADLKQTKKAIDMAAEAVAKKPNPKAEALLKEARDLMGAVPLTEEQASSPEITGAFSGGKKKEKGARQAELEQQWASFAKDHNAQARAKADEALKLAK; encoded by the coding sequence ATGAATCGAATCCGGCTAGCTAAGGCTTTTGCGATCGCTCTGGTGTTTGGATGGCCTGCGGCCTCCAGCGCACAGGCGATTTCGGGAAAAGTGAGCGTCGTCACATCCTATGCAAAGGATCTGACCGACCCGATCAAAAAGGCGTTCGAGGCAGCCAACCCCGGCGTCACGCTCGATGTGCAGAATCGCAACACGCATGCCGGCGTCAAATTCCTGGAAGAAACCAAGTCCAACAACCAGGTCGATCTGTTCTGGGCGTCAGCGCCGGACGCCTTCGAGGCACTGAAGGTCAAATCGCTGTTGCAGGCCTACAAGCCGAAAGCCACCGGCATTCCGGAAAAGATAGGGCAGTTTCCGATCAACGATCCGGATGGCTATTACTTCGGTTTCGCGGCCTCCGGCTACGGCATCATGTGGAACGAGCGCTACGTGAAGGCCAACAAGCTGCCCGAGCCGAAGGAGTGGCAGGATCTCGCAGCGCCAGCCTATTACGATCACGTATCCATGGCGGCGCCCTCGCGCTCCGGCACCACGCATCTGACCATCGAAACCATTCTGCAAGGTGAAGGCTGGGCCAAGGGCTGGGCGACCCTGCGTGACGTTTCGGGTAATTTCCGCGAGGTCACCGAGCGCTCGTTCGGGGTGCCGGATGCGGTCAACTCCGGTCAGGTCGGCTACGGCATCGTCATCGATTTCTTTGCCTTCTCCTCGCAGGCGACCGGCTTTCCCGTGAAGTTCGTCTATCCGAGCGTGACCGCGATCGTGCCGGCGAACATCGCCATCGTGGCAAATGCACCGAACAAGGCAGGTGCCCAGGCTTTCATCGAATTCCTTCTGTCACCGGCCGGACAGAACCTCCTGTTCGATCCGGGCATTCGCCGACTGCCGGTCAATCCTGCGGTGTACGACAAGGCGCCAAAGGGTTACCCAAACCCGTTCACCGATCCGCGTCTGAACTCGATGGTGAAGTTCGACGTCAAGAAGTCGGAAGGACGCAACGATGTGGTCGATGCGTTGTACGACCAGACCGTGACCTTCCAACTGGCGGATTTGAAGCAGACCAAGAAGGCGATCGATATGGCGGCCGAGGCTGTCGCGAAAAAGCCGAACCCCAAGGCCGAGGCGCTCCTGAAGGAGGCACGTGACCTGATGGGTGCGGTGCCTCTCACGGAGGAGCAGGCGTCGTCACCCGAGATCACCGGTGCGTTCTCCGGCGGCAAGAAAAAGGAGAAGGGAGCGCGTCAGGCCGAACTCGAGCAGCAGTGGGCGTCTTTCGCGAAGGACCACAATGCACAGGCTCGCGCCAAGGCCGACGAAGCGCTGAAACTCGCCAAGTAA